Part of the Sorghum bicolor cultivar BTx623 chromosome 1, Sorghum_bicolor_NCBIv3, whole genome shotgun sequence genome, TACTGGATTGCCAGCTCACTCAAATTGGCAATAGCCACTGAGTGGGAAGTGGTCATCATTATTCACTACATCTTGCCAATTATTTTGAGGAGATCATGGGAAAGCCACAATGAGACACATGCATGGTTGCACACATACCCAATCTATACATGAACTTTAGTCTATTATAATGTTTACGACCCTTCCAAGTGACTAATCTAGGGCACTTTATGCCCATTAATACAAAGAATTTGTTGGATATAGTTTCATGTTCTAATATCCCATGACTTCCCTATATATCTTACAACTTTATGATGTGCTGCAGATGAGCCTGTACTTTGCACCAGCTTTTTTTAGCCATCTTCTGGGGAAGTGCCTCAAACGAAAACATCCTATTGTCGAAGTAACAAAACTTGCTTTCGTGGTCTTGGGAACTTTTGCTCTTGTCTGGTGGCCATTTTTGCATTCTTATGAGGCTGCCCTACAGGTAATGATCAATTGTGCCTCCTATTACTTTATGCTCAAGGAAACCATTTTATATTGCTGAATTACATCAATAGAGCCAGTAGAGTTTCGTTTTCAACTATCTGGTGCTATTCCTCATCATGAAACTTGTTATATATTTTTTGTATAGACTTACTACACTGCTTCTCAGTTGGTACTGAACTTGTGAACTCTGTAATATCAGGTGATCTCTCGATTAGCTCCATTTGAGAGAGGCATATATGAGGATTATGTTGCAAATTTCTGGTGTAGTACTTCAGTTATTATCAAGTGGAAGAAATTGTTTGCGATAAAGCCTCTGAAACTTATGAGTCTCTCTGCTACCATACTGGCTTTCTTGCCTTCATTCGTTCAGCAAGTCAAGTCTCCAAGTAATCTTGGCTTCCTTTATTCTCTGATGAACAGCTCTTTCTCTTTCTATTTATTCTCGTACCAAGGTATGCTTTACTATGGCTTGTTCTTTTTTTTGGTGCTCTAAGTATattaattttgtttttctcCTTTGTTTTCTATGTGCAGTTCATGAGAAATCAATTTTGCTTCCTCTTTTACCTGCTAGTCTTTTAGCACTGGAAGAACCTCGGATGTATGGATGGTTTGTGTACTTTGCCCTTTTCTCAATGTACCCTCTTATCTGCCGTGATCAACTTCTTCTACAGTATATAGCTGTTCTTGGCCTATTCTTTCTTATACACTATTCACCTGGTGGAAGCTATGGAAAGAGATCAAACATGTCATGCAGGGCAAAATTAGTTCTTAGCTTGCCATTTTTATGCTCACTTCTACTTCACATTACCTACCTGCAAATAGAGCCTCCCAATAGGTATCCCTTCCTCTTTGATGCACTGATAATGTTCGTCTGTTTTTCACAATTTGTCATCTTAGCTCTGTACACCAATTATAAGCAATGGATGTTGGACACACATTCTAGATCAATAGGTGTGAAGAAGGATCTGTGATTGAAAAATTTGACTGCTAATTTTACGGAGAAGGTCACTGCACCTTTGTAACCTTGTGTGTAGTCCCTTTTAACATTGTTTATTGAATGAAATGTGCACACGGTGCAAATTCAGACATTTCTATACATTCAGAACTGGAAACTAGAATTTAGGCGATGTAGACTCAACACTAGCTTTTGTGTCACAACATATTAGGATTTGTGTCTTACTGTCATCTTTCGAAGTGTTTTTGTGCCCTTGAATCTGCCAATGCTGTTGTCCTGTTTGGTGTTGGGTGAATGTGTGGAAATTGTAACTTCTGCTGATCTCTCCCAATTTGAGGCAACTTTCTCAAAGCCTGTTTGCTTCCCGTGTTCTCTGAACTCTC contains:
- the LOC110429710 gene encoding probable dolichyl pyrophosphate Man9GlcNAc2 alpha-1,3-glucosyltransferase isoform X1, which gives rise to MAKPRKPRTLAPDPSVAAARLPWHPPAPPVPTAVLISLAALLVRVLVSVGPYSGQGAAPKFGDYEAQRHWMELTLHLTPSDWYRNTSDNDLAYWGLDYPPLSAYQSLLHGRIINASLPEAVALRSSRGYESMESKLLMRWTVLSSDLLVFFPAALWFVWAYMKVGIGISGEERREGWMWLLAMVLISPCLVLIDHGHFQYNCISLGLTLGATAGVLSRNELVAAALFTLAINHKQMSLYFAPAFFSHLLGKCLKRKHPIVEVTKLAFVVLGTFALVWWPFLHSYEAALQVISRLAPFERGIYEDYVANFWCSTSVIIKWKKLFAIKPLKLMSLSATILAFLPSFVQQVKSPSNLGFLYSLMNSSFSFYLFSYQVHEKSILLPLLPASLLALEEPRMYGWFVYFALFSMYPLICRDQLLLQYIAVLGLFFLIHYSPGGSYGKRSNMSCRAKLVLSLPFLCSLLLHITYLQIEPPNRYPFLFDALIMFVCFSQFVILALYTNYKQWMLDTHSRSIGVKKDL
- the LOC110429710 gene encoding probable dolichyl pyrophosphate Man9GlcNAc2 alpha-1,3-glucosyltransferase isoform X2 → MAKPRKPRTLAPDPSVAAARLPWHPPAPPVPTAVLISLAALLVRVLVSVGPYSGQGAAPKFGDYEAQRHWMELTLHLTPSDWYRNTSDNDLAYWGLDYPPLSAYQSLLHGRIINASLPEAVALRSSRGYESMESKLLMRWTVLSSDLLVFFPAALWFVWAYMKVGIGISGEERREGWMWLLAMVLISPCLVLIDHGHFQYNCISLGLTLGATAGVLSRNELVAAALFTLAINHKQMSLYFAPAFFSHLLGKCLKRKHPIVEVTKLAFVVLGTFALVWWPFLHSYEAALQVISRLAPFERGIYEDYVANFWCSTSVIIKWKKLFAIKPLKLMSLSATILAFLPSFVQQVKSPIHEKSILLPLLPASLLALEEPRMYGWFVYFALFSMYPLICRDQLLLQYIAVLGLFFLIHYSPGGSYGKRSNMSCRAKLVLSLPFLCSLLLHITYLQIEPPNRYPFLFDALIMFVCFSQFVILALYTNYKQWMLDTHSRSIGVKKDL